One part of the Ursus arctos isolate Adak ecotype North America unplaced genomic scaffold, UrsArc2.0 scaffold_20, whole genome shotgun sequence genome encodes these proteins:
- the ZBTB47 gene encoding zinc finger and BTB domain-containing protein 47 isoform X2 has product MGRLNEQRLFQPDLCDVDLVLVPQRSVFPAHKGVLAAYSQFFHSLFTQNKQLQRVELSLEALAPGGLQQILNFIYTSKLLVNAANVHEVLSAASLLQMADIAASCQELLDARSLGPPGPSAVALAPPAAGCTPAAPPYYCDIKQEADAPGLPKIYAREGPDPYSVRVEDGAGTAGGTVPAAIGPAQPFFKEEKEGGVEEAGGPPGSLCKLEGGEGLEEELGASGTYSRREQSQIIVEVNLNNQTLHVSTGPEGKPGTTTGPATMVLGREDGLQRHSEDEEEEEEDEEEEEEEEEGGGSGGEEEEEEEEEEGGSQGEEEDEEEEGHSEQEEEEEEEEEGHSEQDQESSEEEEEEEEGGEAGSRQGPAGRRGSRAEPPPHSRMATRSRENARRRGPPEAEEARPRGGKRPKPAPGGASAASRGPQAADGLGAKVKLEEKQHHPCQKCPRVFNNRWYLEKHMNVTHSRMQICDQCGKRFLLESELLLHRQTDCERNIQCVTCGKAFKKLWSLHEHNKIVHGYAEKKFSCEICEKKFYTMAHVRKHMVAHTKDMPFTCETCGKSFKRSMSLKVHSLQHSGEKPFRCENCNERFQYKYQLRSHMSIHIGHKQFMCQWCGKDFNMKQYFDEHMKTHTGEKPYICEICGKSFTSRPNMKRHRRTHTGEKPYPCDVCGQRFRFSNMLKAHKEKCFRVSHPLAGDGPPPGPGLAPAQPPAHTLPLLPGLPQTLPPPPHLPPPPPLFSTTATSGGRMSANN; this is encoded by the exons ATGGGCCGCCTGAACGAGCAGCGCCTCTTCCAGCCTGACCTCTGCGACGTGGACCTGGTGCTGGTGCCCCAGCGCAGCGTCTTCCCGGCACACAAGGGCGTGCTGGCCGCCTACAGCCAGTTCTTCCACTCGCTCTTCACCCAGAACAAGCAGCTGCAGCGCGTGGAGCTGTCCCTGGAGGCGCTTGCCCCCGGCGGCCTGCAGCAGATCCTCAACTTCATCTACACCTCCAAGCTGCTGGTCAACGCGGCCAACGTGCACGAGGTGCTCAGTGCCGCCTCGTTGCTGCAGATGGCCGACATCGCCGCGTCCTGCCAGGAGCTGCTGGACGCCCGCTCCCTCGGCCCCCCGGGCCCCAGCGCAGTGGCCCTGGCCCCGCCGGCAGCCGGCTGCACCCCGGCCGCGCCTCCCTACTACTGTGACATCAAGCAGGAGGCGGACGCCCCGGGCCTGCCGAAGATCTATGCCCGCGAGGGCCCCGACCCCTACTCCGTGCGTGTCGAGGACGGGGCAGGGACAGCGGGGGGCACAGTGCCTGCCGCCATCGGGCCAGCTCAGCCCTTCttcaaggaggagaaggagggtggTGTcgaggaggccggcgggcccccTGGCAGCCTCTGCAagctggagggtggggaggggctggaggaagagcTAGGGGCTTCTGGCACGTACAGCCGCCGGGAGCAGTCCCAGATCATCGTGGAGGTGAACCTCAACAACCAGACTCTGCACGTGTCCACGGGGCCCGAGGGCAAGCCGGGCACCACCACGGGCCCAGCCACCATGGTGCTGGGCCGGGAGGACGGGCTGCAGAGACACtcggaggacgaggaggaggaagaggaggacgaggaggaggaggaagaggaagaggagggtggcggcagtggaggggaggaggaggaggaggaggaagaggaggaaggtggcagtcagggagaggaggaagacgaggaggaggaagggcacagcgagcaggaggaggaagaggaggaggaagaggaagggcacAGCGAGCAGGATCAAGAGagctcagaggaggaggaggaagaggaggagggcggggaggcggggagcaGGCAGGGGCCGGCGGGGAGGCGGGGCAGCAGGGCCGAGCCCCCTCCCCACAGTCGCATGGCCACGCGGTCTCGAGAGAACGCCCGGCGCCGAGGCCCCCCTGAGGCTGAGGAGGCCAGGCCACGGGGCGGGAAGAGGCCCAAGCCCGCTCCAGGGGGAGCCTCTGCAGCCTCCCGAGGGCCGCAGGCCGCCGACGGGCTGGGGGCCAAGGTGAAGCTGGAAGAGAAGCAGCACCACCCGTGCCAGAAGTGCCCTCGCGTCTTCAACAACCGCTGGTACCTGGAGAAGCACATGAACGTGACCCACAGCCGCATGCAGATCTGTGACCAGTGTGGCAAGCGCTTCCTGCTGGAGAGCGAGCTGCTACTGCACCGGCAGACAGACTGCGAGCGCAACATCCAG TGTGTGACATGTGGCAAGGCTTTTAAGAAGCTCTGGTCCCTCCACGAGCACAACAAGATCGTGCATGGCTATGCAGAGAAGAAGTTCTCATGTGAGATCTGCGAGAAGAAGTTCTACACCATGGCCCATGTGCGCAAGCACATGGTTG cccacACCAAGGACATGCCCTTCACCTGCGAGACTTGCGGGAAGTCCTTCAAACGAAGCATGTCTCTCAAAGTGCACTCGCTGCAGCACTCTGGGGAGAAACCCTTCCGATGTGAG AACTGCAATGAGCGCTTCCAGTACAAGTACCAGCTGCGGTCCCACATGAGTATCCACATCGGCCACAAGCAGTTCATGTGCCAGTGGTGCGGCAAGGACTTCAACATGAAGCAGTACTTCGATGAGCACATGAAGACCCACACAG GGGAGAAGCCGTACATCTGTGAGATCTGTGGCAAGAGCTTCACCAGCCGCCCCAACATGAAGCGGCACCGGCGCAcgcacacgggcgagaagccTTACCCCTGCGACGTCTGCGGCCAGCGCTTCCGCTTCTCCAACATGCTCAAGGCCCACAAGGAGAAGTGCTTCCGCGTCAGTCACCCCCTGGCCGGCGACGGCCCCCCTCCcggcccaggcctggcccccgCCCAGCCTCCGGCTCACACGCTGCCCCTGCTGCCGGGGCTGCCCCAGACcctgccgcccccaccccacctgccgcccccgccgcccctcTTCTCTACCACGGCCACTTCGGGCGGGAGGATGAGCGCCAACAACTGA
- the ZBTB47 gene encoding zinc finger and BTB domain-containing protein 47 isoform X1 codes for MLLVEKTTDSPAAEFSLVEDVALHFACLMGRLNEQRLFQPDLCDVDLVLVPQRSVFPAHKGVLAAYSQFFHSLFTQNKQLQRVELSLEALAPGGLQQILNFIYTSKLLVNAANVHEVLSAASLLQMADIAASCQELLDARSLGPPGPSAVALAPPAAGCTPAAPPYYCDIKQEADAPGLPKIYAREGPDPYSVRVEDGAGTAGGTVPAAIGPAQPFFKEEKEGGVEEAGGPPGSLCKLEGGEGLEEELGASGTYSRREQSQIIVEVNLNNQTLHVSTGPEGKPGTTTGPATMVLGREDGLQRHSEDEEEEEEDEEEEEEEEEGGGSGGEEEEEEEEEEGGSQGEEEDEEEEGHSEQEEEEEEEEEGHSEQDQESSEEEEEEEEGGEAGSRQGPAGRRGSRAEPPPHSRMATRSRENARRRGPPEAEEARPRGGKRPKPAPGGASAASRGPQAADGLGAKVKLEEKQHHPCQKCPRVFNNRWYLEKHMNVTHSRMQICDQCGKRFLLESELLLHRQTDCERNIQCVTCGKAFKKLWSLHEHNKIVHGYAEKKFSCEICEKKFYTMAHVRKHMVAHTKDMPFTCETCGKSFKRSMSLKVHSLQHSGEKPFRCENCNERFQYKYQLRSHMSIHIGHKQFMCQWCGKDFNMKQYFDEHMKTHTGEKPYICEICGKSFTSRPNMKRHRRTHTGEKPYPCDVCGQRFRFSNMLKAHKEKCFRVSHPLAGDGPPPGPGLAPAQPPAHTLPLLPGLPQTLPPPPHLPPPPPLFSTTATSGGRMSANN; via the exons ATG TTGCTGGTTGAGAAGACGACAGACTCACCGGCGGCCGAGTTCTCGCTGGTGGAGGACGTGGCACTACACTTCGCCTGCTTGATGGGCCGCCTGAACGAGCAGCGCCTCTTCCAGCCTGACCTCTGCGACGTGGACCTGGTGCTGGTGCCCCAGCGCAGCGTCTTCCCGGCACACAAGGGCGTGCTGGCCGCCTACAGCCAGTTCTTCCACTCGCTCTTCACCCAGAACAAGCAGCTGCAGCGCGTGGAGCTGTCCCTGGAGGCGCTTGCCCCCGGCGGCCTGCAGCAGATCCTCAACTTCATCTACACCTCCAAGCTGCTGGTCAACGCGGCCAACGTGCACGAGGTGCTCAGTGCCGCCTCGTTGCTGCAGATGGCCGACATCGCCGCGTCCTGCCAGGAGCTGCTGGACGCCCGCTCCCTCGGCCCCCCGGGCCCCAGCGCAGTGGCCCTGGCCCCGCCGGCAGCCGGCTGCACCCCGGCCGCGCCTCCCTACTACTGTGACATCAAGCAGGAGGCGGACGCCCCGGGCCTGCCGAAGATCTATGCCCGCGAGGGCCCCGACCCCTACTCCGTGCGTGTCGAGGACGGGGCAGGGACAGCGGGGGGCACAGTGCCTGCCGCCATCGGGCCAGCTCAGCCCTTCttcaaggaggagaaggagggtggTGTcgaggaggccggcgggcccccTGGCAGCCTCTGCAagctggagggtggggaggggctggaggaagagcTAGGGGCTTCTGGCACGTACAGCCGCCGGGAGCAGTCCCAGATCATCGTGGAGGTGAACCTCAACAACCAGACTCTGCACGTGTCCACGGGGCCCGAGGGCAAGCCGGGCACCACCACGGGCCCAGCCACCATGGTGCTGGGCCGGGAGGACGGGCTGCAGAGACACtcggaggacgaggaggaggaagaggaggacgaggaggaggaggaagaggaagaggagggtggcggcagtggaggggaggaggaggaggaggaggaagaggaggaaggtggcagtcagggagaggaggaagacgaggaggaggaagggcacagcgagcaggaggaggaagaggaggaggaagaggaagggcacAGCGAGCAGGATCAAGAGagctcagaggaggaggaggaagaggaggagggcggggaggcggggagcaGGCAGGGGCCGGCGGGGAGGCGGGGCAGCAGGGCCGAGCCCCCTCCCCACAGTCGCATGGCCACGCGGTCTCGAGAGAACGCCCGGCGCCGAGGCCCCCCTGAGGCTGAGGAGGCCAGGCCACGGGGCGGGAAGAGGCCCAAGCCCGCTCCAGGGGGAGCCTCTGCAGCCTCCCGAGGGCCGCAGGCCGCCGACGGGCTGGGGGCCAAGGTGAAGCTGGAAGAGAAGCAGCACCACCCGTGCCAGAAGTGCCCTCGCGTCTTCAACAACCGCTGGTACCTGGAGAAGCACATGAACGTGACCCACAGCCGCATGCAGATCTGTGACCAGTGTGGCAAGCGCTTCCTGCTGGAGAGCGAGCTGCTACTGCACCGGCAGACAGACTGCGAGCGCAACATCCAG TGTGTGACATGTGGCAAGGCTTTTAAGAAGCTCTGGTCCCTCCACGAGCACAACAAGATCGTGCATGGCTATGCAGAGAAGAAGTTCTCATGTGAGATCTGCGAGAAGAAGTTCTACACCATGGCCCATGTGCGCAAGCACATGGTTG cccacACCAAGGACATGCCCTTCACCTGCGAGACTTGCGGGAAGTCCTTCAAACGAAGCATGTCTCTCAAAGTGCACTCGCTGCAGCACTCTGGGGAGAAACCCTTCCGATGTGAG AACTGCAATGAGCGCTTCCAGTACAAGTACCAGCTGCGGTCCCACATGAGTATCCACATCGGCCACAAGCAGTTCATGTGCCAGTGGTGCGGCAAGGACTTCAACATGAAGCAGTACTTCGATGAGCACATGAAGACCCACACAG GGGAGAAGCCGTACATCTGTGAGATCTGTGGCAAGAGCTTCACCAGCCGCCCCAACATGAAGCGGCACCGGCGCAcgcacacgggcgagaagccTTACCCCTGCGACGTCTGCGGCCAGCGCTTCCGCTTCTCCAACATGCTCAAGGCCCACAAGGAGAAGTGCTTCCGCGTCAGTCACCCCCTGGCCGGCGACGGCCCCCCTCCcggcccaggcctggcccccgCCCAGCCTCCGGCTCACACGCTGCCCCTGCTGCCGGGGCTGCCCCAGACcctgccgcccccaccccacctgccgcccccgccgcccctcTTCTCTACCACGGCCACTTCGGGCGGGAGGATGAGCGCCAACAACTGA